A window from Cryptomeria japonica chromosome 1, Sugi_1.0, whole genome shotgun sequence encodes these proteins:
- the LOC131856937 gene encoding uncharacterized protein LOC131856937, with protein sequence MGLQELSLIFSCVRRGRRAMKKVQRVGTWLPPQDDFLKIDIDGSSWGNPGPSGIGGVGRDRLGEVVFFFSVHKGQQAHNFMEGLSILYALERSYVLGWHKAICESDSQIIVNLLIEQKVVGINWQLEGIVHQILQVSAIMDKVSFIHIPHEWNRVADCLAKCTSKHGDEWKVEGWENLS encoded by the coding sequence ATGGGTTTGCAGGAGTTGTCTCTTATTTTTTCTTGTGTCAGGAGAGGAagacgtgctatgaagaaggttcaaagggtgggaacaTGGTTGCCACCTCAAGATGATTTCTTAAAGATTGACATTGATGGCTCATCCTGGGGTAATCCAGGTCCTTCTGGGATTGGAGGTGTTGGTAGGGACCGattgggggaggtggttttcttcttttcagtgcaCAAAGGACAACAAGCtcataattttatggagggattatcAATTCTCTATGCTCTAGAGAGATCTTATGTGTTGGGGTGGCATAAGGCTATATGCGAATCAGACTCACAGATTATTGTTAATTTGCTAATTGAGCAGAAGGTGGTTGGGATTAATTGGCAGCTGGAAGGGATTGTTCACCAGATCTTGCAGGTCAGTGCCATTATGGATAAGGTGTCTTTCATacacattcctcatgaatggaatagagtggctgattgtttggctaagtgcaCTTCAAAACATGGTGATGaatggaaagttgagggttgggagaaTCTTTCCTAG